CGATGGCGAACGCGGGCCCGGGCACCAACGGCTCGCAGTTCTTCATCACGGTCGGCAAGACGCCGCACCTGAACCGGCGCCACACGATCTTCGGTGAAGTCACCGACCCCGAGTCGCAGAAGGTGGTCGACGCGATTTCGACGACGGCGACCGACGGTAACGACCGTCCCACCGAACCCGTCGTCATCGAGTCGATCACGATCTCCTGAGCGTCCTTCAGGCGCGTTTGCGTCCCGCGTAGCCGGCGGCCGTCAGCGCGTCGAGCACCTCCAACGGGTCCGTCCCGAGGTCCCAGCGGGAGAACAGCACCAGTCCCCCGCCGACCGTCTCCAACTCGAGGAGGCGGACTTTGCGCGCGTATCGGCGGAACTCGGTGATGCGGATGATCTTGATGTCGGAGCGCCGCAATACCTGCGTCCGGAACCACCCGCGCAGCGCGAGGCCATCCGGGGTAATTGCCAGCTTCGGGCGCGCGCGCCACGTTCCGCCCGCAAACAGGAGCAGACCCACCGCGGCAATCCCAGCCAGGATGCGCCCCGGGGGGTCTGTGACCACGGTCACAGAGGCGATAGCCATCGCCAGGCCTGCAACCCCACAACCAGCGATTCCCGTGGCTCGCGGCTGCCACTGTGTTTGCTGCACGGGCCGCCTACCCCTTCCCACCACTGCCGATGCGGTTATCCACAAGCGCTATCAACAGTGGGGATAAATAACACGCGTGTGATTGCGGTCTCGGGACGTTGCTGGGCCAATGACAGCTCGGCGCCGAAATGTATTCATCACCCCGCGCGCCGCGGTCAGTGCCAGCGCATCGTGAGCAACAGACCCGTGATCATGAAAGCGAACGCGATGGCGTAGTTCCATGGTCCGAGTTGAGCCATCCAATTCAGGGCCGTTGGGGCCTGAGTGCCGACGGCTGCCAATTGAAAGACCATCAGCCAGACCAGGCCGATCAACATCAGGCCGACGAACAGCGCGACGAACCACACGCTCGACGGCCCGACCTTCACTTTCACCGGCGTCCGGCTGACGGTGGCGGCGGTGAAATCGTTCTTCTTACGGACCTTGGACTTGGGCATGATTACCTCGGAGATATCTCGGAAAAGCCTCGACAACACGCTCAGCGGGACGGGGTGCAACGATTACGACTACAGCTGCACGCAATAACCTGGCTACGAGACTAACCCACCTGGCGCCCTGACCAGGAAATGGAGAGCCGATGAGTGATACGGCCCGCACCCGCCGCTCACCATGGCGCTTCGGTGTCCCCTTGGTCTGCGTTCTCGCGGGGTTGCTGCTCGCCGCCACGCACGGCGTGTCCGGCGGGGCGGAGATCCGCCGCAGCGACGCCCCCCGGCTCGTCGACCTGGTTCGTGAGGCGCAGTCGTCGGTGAACCGGCTCAATGCCCAGCGCAACGAGCTGGCCAACAAGATCGACTCCATGCACGGCCGCTCGACGGACACCGCACTGGCGGCGATGCTGCGGCGGTCCGCCGAACTCGCCGGCGAGGCGGGTATGGACCCGGTACACGGGCCGGGTCTCGCGGTCACCCTCGAGGACGCCCAGCGCGACGCCAACGGGCGTTTCCCGCGCGACGCATCTCCCGACGACCTGGTAGTGCATCAGCAAGATATCCAGGCCGTCCTGAACGCGCTGTGGAGCGCTGGGGCCGAGGCGATCCAGATGCAGGACCAGCGGATCATCGCCACTTCGGTACCTCGCTGCGTCGGCAACACGCTGCTGCTGAACGGCCGTACCTACAGCCCGCCGTACACGATCACCGCCATCGGCAACGCCGCGGCCATGCAGGCCGCCCTGGCCGCCGCCCCCCTGGTGGTCCTCTACAAGCAGTATGTCGTCCGGTTCGGGCTCGGCTACCGCGAAGAGGTCAAGCCCGACCTGCAGATCGCCGGTCACACCGAACCCGTCCGGACGCACTACGCGGAGCCGTCGGGGCCGGTCGGGTACTGACCGCGATCACCCGACCCGCTCGGGCGGTACCCTGGCACGATGCGGATTCTGGTCGTCGACAACTACGACAGCTTCGTCTTCAACCTGGTGCAATACCTCGGCCAGCTTGGCGTCGAGGCCGACGTCTGGCGCAACGACGACCCCCGACTCGCCGATGAGCGCGCCGTGGCCGCGGAAGCCGACGGCGTCCTGTTGAGCCCGGGCCCGGGCACCCCCGAACGCGCGGGCGCCTCGATCGGCCTGGTCCGGGCGTGCGCGGCGGAGCGCACCCCGCTGCTCGGGGTGTGTCTGGGACACCAGGCGATCGGCGTCGCATTCGGCGCCACCGTCGACCGCGCGCCCGAGCTCTTACACGGCAAGACCAGCAGCGTATTCCACACCAATAGTGGTGTGCTGCAAGGGCTTTCGGATCCGTTCACGGCGACCCGCTACCACTCCCTGACGATCCTCCCGGAGTCGCTGCCGCCGGCGCTGGAGGTCACCGCCCGGACCCGAAGCGGCGTCATCATGGGCGTGCGCCATTGCGAGCTGCCGATCCACGGCGTCCAGTTCCATCCCGAGTCGATCCTGACCGAGGGCGGACACCGGATGCTGGCCAACTGGCTCACGTACTGCGGGTGGGCCCGCGACGACACGCTGATCCGCCGCCTCGAGAACGAGGTCCGCGCCGCGGTGCGGCCGTACTACCCCGCCGACCCCGCGGCTACTGACCGAACTTCAGCGTGATGATGCCGTCCCGGTTACATCCGGTCCCGGCCGGCGGGTTCTGATACACCACGCGGTGGGACTGGGAGCCGCCGGCGTCGACGTCGGGGCCCTTGTCCAGCACGCCCGTCCAGCCCAGCGCCCGCAACCGCGGCTCGGCGTCGGTCCAGAACGAACCGGTCAGGTCGGGCATGACGAACTGGTTGCCCTTGGAAACCTGGATCTCGATGACGGAGTCCACCGGAACCGTCTGCCCCTTGGGCGGGTTGGTGCCGATCACCTCGCCGGCGGGCCGGGTGCTGTCCACCGACGTCTGACTGAACTTGCTGAAGCCGTAGACGCCAAGGTTCTTCTGCGCGACGTCGACGGTCTGCCCCGCCACATCCGGGACCTGCTTGGTCTCCGGCCCGGAGCCGACGATCACGGTGATCACGTTGGTGATCGCCGAGGTCTGGTTGGCGGGCGGGTTGGTGCCGATCACCTTGCCCAGCGACTCCGGGGTTGACGGCGAGGTCGCCTGTTTGAACTTGCTGAATCCGGCCGCCTTGAGCTTGTTGACCGCGTCGCTGTAACTCAGTGACGACACGTCGGGCACCTCGCGCTGCTCGGGTCCGGTAGAGACGTTGATGGTGATCTCGTCGCCCGCGCTCACCGACGAATTGGCGGCGGGGTCGGTGCTGATGACGTGGTCCGGAGGGATCGTGGAGTCGGGCTTCTGCAGCGTGCGGGTCTTGAAGCCCCGGTTCTGCAGGGCGGCGATTGCGTCGGCGGAGACCTGACCCCGCATGTCTGGCACCTGAAGGTCCCGGGTGCTGCCGCCGAACGTGTTGAACCCGATGACGACCACGATCGTCAGCACCGCCAGCACGGCGACAACACCGACCCAGCGTCCGACCGAACCCCCGGCCCGATCCTGGTCGGTGCTGCTCAGGACCTGGCGGGGCAACGGGTCGGTGCGCGGGCCGACATGCCCCGGCCCGGAGGCAAGCAGCGAGGTCCGCTCGGCGTCGGTCAGCACCTTCGGTGCCTCGGGCGCCTCGCCGTTGTGCACCCGCACGAGGTCGGCACGCATCTCCGCCGCCGTTTGGTAGCGGTTGTCCGGATTCTTGGCCAGCGCCTTGAGGACGACGGCATCGAGGTCCGCGGAAATGCCGGGATGCCGCTTGGACGGTGGCACCGGGTCTTCGCGGACATGCTGATAGGCGACGGCCACCGGCGAATCCCCGGTGAAGGGCGGTTCGCCCGTGAGGATTTCGTAGAGCACGCAGCCCAGCGAGTAGACGTCGGAGCGGGCGTCGACGGAATCACCGCGGGCCTGCTCGGGCGACAGGTACTGGGCGGTGCCGATCACGGCCGCGGTCTGGGTGACGCTGTTCCCACTGTCGGCGATCGCCCGAGCGATGCCGAAGTCCATCACCTTGACCGCATTGGTGCTGCTGATCATGATGTTGGCCGGCTTGACGTCGCGGTGGATGATGCCGTTCTGGTGGCTGAAGTTCAATGCCTGGCAAGCGTCGGCGATGATCTCGATGGCCCGCCGGGGCGGCATCGGGCCCTCGGTGTGCACGATGTCGCGCAGGGTGACGCCGTCGACGTACTCCATCACGATGTAGGGCAGCGGCCCGGCGGGGGTTTCCGCCTCGCCGGTGTCGTATACCGCCACGATGGACGGGTGATTCAGCGCGGCGGCGTTTTGCGCCTCGCGCCGGAAGCGCAGGTAGAAGCTCGGGTCGCGGGCCAGGTCCGCGCGCAGCACCTTGACCGCGACGTCCCGGTGCAAGCGGACGTCGCGGGCCAGATGAACCTCGGACATACCCCCGAAGCCGAGGATTTCGCCCAGTTCGTAACGGTCGGACAGGTGCTGAGGGGTGGTCATCGCGGTGTCTCGTGTCGGGCCGGCGACGTGCGGGTCGTCCCGTGGACGGCCCATACCGGATCGACGGTCCAGCTGTTTTTCGGGCCGAGTTGGGAAGGCCCGCGTGGGATTCCAGAATTCCTTATCGCCGGTCGATCCGTCCAATTCAGCCGCAGGCCGGGCGCCGAACCGGCTGGCGTCCGGCTCGTCGGGGGTGGCGCCGAGGCCGGCGGGCCGCCCGTGTCGGTGACCGTCGGGGGCTGCGGTTGCTGGTCGGCACGCGAGTTGATGACGATGAGGACGGCGATGATGATCGCCAGCGCTCCCAGCACCCCGGCGGCCCACAGCAGCGCCCGCTGGCCCGACGAGAAGGTGCGTCGGGCGGGGGGTGGGCGGTGCCCCCCGGTGGATGGCCGAGACCGGCGCGGCGCCGCGCTACGCGTGCCGGGGACGGCGGCCGCCCTGGTCGTCGGGCTGGACGGGATGGCCGCGGGCGACGCCCGGCCCGGGGGCGGTGACTGGCTGGGCCGCGGCGGGCGGCGGCCGGCGCGCACGGCGGCCACCGCGTCGGCGAAGGGGCCGCCGCTGCGGTACCGCATGGCGGGGTTCTTCACCAGCGTGATCTCGATGAGTTCGCGCACGTTCGGCGGCAGCTCCGCCGGCAACGGCGGGGGCGGCTCCTTGATGTGCTTCATCGCCACCGTCAGGGCGCCGTCGCCGGTGAACGGCCGCCGGCCCGAAACCACTTCGTACCCAACGACTCCCAGCGAATAGACATCGCTGGCCGGGGTGGCCTCGTGACCCAGCGCCTGTTCGGGCGCGATGTATTGTGCGGTGCCCATCACCATGCCCGTCTGGGTCACCGGGGCGGCGTCGACGGCCTTGGCGATGCCGAAGTCAGTGATCTTGACCTGGCCGGTGGGGGTGATCAAGATGTTGCCCGGCTTGACGTCGCGGTGCACGAGGCCGGCGGTGTGCGCGATCTGCAGCGCGCGTCCGGTCTGCTCGAGCATGTCCAGGGCGTGCCGCAGGGACAACCGCCCGGTGCGCTTGAGCACCGAGTTCAGCGGCTCGCCGTTGACCAGCTCCATCACGAGGTAGGCGGTGCGTCCCTCGCCGTCCAGCTGACTCTCGCCGTAGTCGTGGACTTGGGCGATCCCCGGGTGGTTGAGCATCGCGGTCGTGCGCGCCTCGGCGCGGAACCGCTCGATGAATTCGGGGTCCTGCGAGAACTCTTGCTTGAGCACCTTGACCGCGACGCGCCGGCCCAGCCGGCTGTCCACGGCCTCCCACACTTGACCCATGCCACCGGTGGCGATCAGGCGCTGCAGGCGATACCTGCCAGACAGCGTCACACCAACTCGCGGGCTCATGGTCCTCCCTGTAGCGCGGCCTCGATCACGGCCCGTCCGATCGGCGCGGCGAGCGCCCCGCCCGTCGCGGACAGGCGGTCTCCCCCGTTTTCCACCAGCACGGCCACCGCAACCTTCGGCGCGCTGGCGGGCGCGAACGCGATGTACCACGCGTGCGGCGGAGTGTTACGCGGATCGGTGCCATGCTCTGCGGTACCGGTCTTGGATGCGATCTGCACGCCGGGAATGGCCCCTTTCTGCTGCGCGACCTTCTCGGCGCCGACCATCAGCTCTGTTAGCTTAGCGGCGACCTGCGGCGACACCGCGCGGCGCTGCTGATACGGGGCGGTCGTGCTGATATTTGCCAGGTCTGGGCCCTTGAGGCTGTCCACGAGGTAGGGCTGCATCATCACCCCGCCGTTGGCGATAGTCGCGGCGATCTGGGCGTTCTGCAGCGGGGTGAGGGCGACGTCCTTCTGGCCGATGCTCGACATCCCGAGGGCGGCGGCGTCGGGGATGATGCCGACGGTCGATTCGGCGACCTGGAGCGGAATCACGCTGGGCGTGCTGTCGAGGCCGAACGAGTGCGCCATGTTGCGCAACGCGTCGGACCCGGTGAGCAGTCCGAGCTGGACGAAGGCGGTGTTGCACGACAGGGCGAACGCTTGCTTGAGCGACACGGTCAGGTCGTTGCCGCATGTCGTGCCGCCGTAGTTCTCGAGCGTGGCGGTGCTGTTGGGCAGCGGGATCGACGCGGCGGCGGTCAGCTGCTCGGTGTCGGTGGCGCCGGCCTGCAGGGCCGCCGCGGTGGTGATCACCTTGAACGTCGACCCCGGCGGATAGGTCTCCGAGATGGCGCGGTTGGTCATCGGATTGTCCGGGTCGTCGCGAAGCCGCTGCCACGCCTGCGCCTGCACCTCGGGGTCGTGTGAGGAGAGCAGGTTGGGGTCATAGGACGGCGAGGAGATCATCGCGAGGATCTTGCCGGTGGACGGCTCGAGGGCGACGACGGCGCCCTTGCAGGGCGGTCCGCCGCAACCCTGCTGCATGGCGTCCCAGGCGGCCTGCTGCACACGCGGCTTGATTGTGGTGTCGACATTGCCGCCACGCGGGTCGCGGCCGGTGAAGAAGTCGGCCAATCTGCGCCCGAACAGCCGCTCGTCGGAGCCGTTCAGCAGTGGGTCCTCGGCCCGCTCGAGACCGGAACTGGAGTAGCGCAGGGAATAGAAGCCGGTGACAGGGGCGTACACGGCGGGGTTGGGATAGACCCGCAGGAACCGGAAGCGGTTGTCGGTCGCGACCGAGTAGGCCAGCAGCTGACCGCCCGCGATGATCTGGCCGCGCTGACGCGAATACTCGTCGAGCAGCACCCGTTGGTTGCGCGGGTCGGCGCGCAGCCCGTCGGCTGCGAACACCTGCGTCATCGTGGCGTTTAGCAGTAGCAGCACGATCAACGCCATCACGGTCACCGAGATTCGGCGGAGGGAGGCGTTCATACCCGCTCGATCACCTCGGTCTTGGCTGCCGCGATCGGCGACGTTTCGCGCGCCCGGGTGCGTAACGGTCGTCGGGCGCTGTGCGAGATGCGCACCAGGATGGCCAGCAGCACGTAGTTGGCCAACAAAGACGATCCGCCATAGGACATCCACGGCGTGGTCAAGCCGGTCAGCGGGATCAGCTGCGTCACCCCGCCGACCACGATGAAGAGCTGGATGGCCAGCGTCGAAGCCAACCCCGCGGCCAGCAGCTTGCCGAAGCTGTCGCGCGTCGCGATCGCCGTGCGCATGCCGCGCACGATGACGATCGTGTAGAGCATCAGGATGCTGGCCAGCCCAACCAGTCCGAGCTCCTCACCGAACGCGGCGATGATGAAGTCGGTCGACGCGGCCGGCACAGTGTCCGGTTGGCCGTTGCCGAGCCCGGTCCCGAAGATGCCGCCCGTGGCGAAGCTGAACAGCGACTGCACCATCTGGTAGCCGGTGCCGTCGGGATCCGCGAACGGGTCCCACCACGTCTGCACGCGGATCCGGACGTGCTCGAAAATGAAGTAGGCGACAACGCTTCCCGCGGCGAACAACACCAAACCGAGGACAACCCAGCTGAAACGCTGTGTGGCGAGGTAGACCACGACCAGGAACGACGCGTACAGGAGCAGCGAGGTCCCGAGGTCCTTCTCAAAAGCCATGACGCCCACCGAAATCGCCCACGCCGCCAGCAGGGGCGCGAGGTCTCGCGGGCGCGGCAGCGTCATGCCCATCACGTGTTTGCCGGCGCTGGTAAACAGCCGGCGCTTGGCGATCAGAACCGCCGAGAAGAAGATCAGGAGCAGGATCTTCGAGAATTCCGCCGGCTGAATTGAGAAGCCCGGCAACCGGATCCAGATTTTGGCGCCGTTCTGCTCGGAGATCGAGGCCGGCAGCAGGGCGGGAATCGCCAGTAGCACCAGCCCGGTGACGCCGCAGATGTAGCCGTAGCGCGCCAGTTGTCGGTGGTCTTTGAGAAGCGTGACCACGAGCGCGAATGCCGCGACCCCGACCAGGGTCCACAGCATCTGCTGCGTCGCACTGGGGTGATGGTGGCCGCTCAGGCGGTTCGTGACGAGGTCGAGCCGGTGGATCATCACCAACCCAAGTCCGTTGAGCAGAGCCACAATTGGCAGCAGCAGCGGGTCGGTGTAAGGGGCGAAGCGCCGGATGACCAGGTGCGCGCCCGCGAACGCGGCCAGGAAGAGCAGGCCGTAGCTGGGCAGATTCCAGCGCAGGTCACGTTCCTGGTTGGCCTCCACGATCAGCAGCGCTGCGACGGTGATCAGAGCGGCGAAGCACAGCAATAGCAGTTCGGCATTGCGCCGAGTCGGCAGGGGTGGCGTGACCGCTACCGGCGGCTGAACCTGCGTGGTCATGCCACCGCTCGGCAGTCGACGCCCGGCTGGGGCACAGCGGGCGCCAGCCCGGGCACCGAGGGGGAGGTCGTCGTCGAGGTGGGGGATCCCGGGGCGCCAGGCACATTGGCGGTGGAGGGGGTTCCGCTGGGAGAGGGAGCGGTGGGAGGGCCTGCAGGAGGATTTGCGGAGGACGATGGTGTGGTGACGCTCGGCTCGGGTTTCTCGCCGGTGGTGACCGGGGTGGGCGGGCTGGGCGGCGATGTCGCGCGAGGCGGCGGGCAGGGCGGCAGCAGGCTGCTGCCCGCGAGCTCATGCAGCTGCCTGATCGCGTCCTCGAGGCTTCCGGTGGGCAGCCCGGCCTGTACCTGGGCCCGCGCCGCGGGTCGGAGGTCCTCCAGTCGCATCAGACGGCAATTGAGGGGCGCCCCGGTGTCCTTGTAGCTGATGGTCGACAGCTGGTTGCCGGGGTTGAGGCAGCCCACCAGATAAGGATCGTGCAAGGACATCCCGAGCAGCGAGCCCTGGATGCCGCGCAGGATCGAGACCATGCCGTTGTATTCGGCGACGTAATAGTTGCTGCGCACGATCGCCCGGCCAATGGCCACTCCCGCCAGCACCAGCAGGACCACGAGCGTGACCACGATCGCCATCTGCCGCCGCGACCACCGCGGGTGACTCGGCGTTTCGGCTTGTGGCGGAACGCGTTTGGCGACCTCTTCGCGGGGCCGGATCGCCGACGCGCGCCCGGCCGACGTGTTGGGCAGCGTCAGCTGATCGTCCTCGCCCGACACGGCTCCGGCCAGGATCGGTTGGGTCTGGCCGTAGTCGTAGTCGACGACGTCGGCGACCACGACGGTCACGTTGTCCGGTCCGCCCCCGCGCAGCGCCAATTCGATGAGGCGGTAGGCCGCCTCCGCGACGTCCGGGATCTGGAGGGCCTCGAGGATGGTCTCGTCGCTCACCGGGTCGGACAGGCCGTCCGAGCAGAGCAGGTAGCGGTCACCCGCTCGGGCCTCCCGCATGGTCAGGGTCGGCTCGACCTCGTGACCGGTCAGCGCGCGCATGATCAGCGACCGCTGGGGGTGGCTGTGTGCCTCTTCCCGGGTGATCCGTCCTTCGTCGACCAGTGTTTGGACGAAGGTGTCGTCCTTGGTGATCTGGGTCAGCTCGCCGTCGCGCAGCAGATAGCCGCGGGAGTCGCCGATGTGCACCAACCCAATCCGGTCCCCCGCAAACAGGATCGCCGTCAGCGTGGTGCCCATGCCCTCGAGTTCGGGCTCCGCCTCCACCTGCGCGGCGATGGCTGCGTTGCCGGACCGCACCGCGGAGTCGAGCTTCGCGAGCAGGTCGCCACCGGGCTCGTCGTCGTCGAGGTGCGCCAGCGCGGCGATCACCAATTGGGAGGCCACCTCGCCGGCGGCGTGGCCGCCCATGCCGTCGGCCAGTGCGAGGAGGCGGGCGCCGGCATACACAGAGTCTTCGTTGTTGGAGCGCACCAGCCCGCGGTCGCTGCGAGCGGCATATCGCAAGACCAGGGTCACGGGCGCAGCTCGATCGCCGTTTTGCCGATCCGAATCGGCGTGCCTATCGGAACCCGTACCGCCGTGGTC
This genomic window from Mycobacterium saskatchewanense contains:
- a CDS encoding aminodeoxychorismate/anthranilate synthase component II, with protein sequence MRILVVDNYDSFVFNLVQYLGQLGVEADVWRNDDPRLADERAVAAEADGVLLSPGPGTPERAGASIGLVRACAAERTPLLGVCLGHQAIGVAFGATVDRAPELLHGKTSSVFHTNSGVLQGLSDPFTATRYHSLTILPESLPPALEVTARTRSGVIMGVRHCELPIHGVQFHPESILTEGGHRMLANWLTYCGWARDDTLIRRLENEVRAAVRPYYPADPAATDRTSA
- a CDS encoding FtsW/RodA/SpoVE family cell cycle protein, yielding MTTQVQPPVAVTPPLPTRRNAELLLLCFAALITVAALLIVEANQERDLRWNLPSYGLLFLAAFAGAHLVIRRFAPYTDPLLLPIVALLNGLGLVMIHRLDLVTNRLSGHHHPSATQQMLWTLVGVAAFALVVTLLKDHRQLARYGYICGVTGLVLLAIPALLPASISEQNGAKIWIRLPGFSIQPAEFSKILLLIFFSAVLIAKRRLFTSAGKHVMGMTLPRPRDLAPLLAAWAISVGVMAFEKDLGTSLLLYASFLVVVYLATQRFSWVVLGLVLFAAGSVVAYFIFEHVRIRVQTWWDPFADPDGTGYQMVQSLFSFATGGIFGTGLGNGQPDTVPAASTDFIIAAFGEELGLVGLASILMLYTIVIVRGMRTAIATRDSFGKLLAAGLASTLAIQLFIVVGGVTQLIPLTGLTTPWMSYGGSSLLANYVLLAILVRISHSARRPLRTRARETSPIAAAKTEVIERV
- a CDS encoding serine/threonine-protein kinase, with translation MSPRVGVTLSGRYRLQRLIATGGMGQVWEAVDSRLGRRVAVKVLKQEFSQDPEFIERFRAEARTTAMLNHPGIAQVHDYGESQLDGEGRTAYLVMELVNGEPLNSVLKRTGRLSLRHALDMLEQTGRALQIAHTAGLVHRDVKPGNILITPTGQVKITDFGIAKAVDAAPVTQTGMVMGTAQYIAPEQALGHEATPASDVYSLGVVGYEVVSGRRPFTGDGALTVAMKHIKEPPPPLPAELPPNVRELIEITLVKNPAMRYRSGGPFADAVAAVRAGRRPPRPSQSPPPGRASPAAIPSSPTTRAAAVPGTRSAAPRRSRPSTGGHRPPPARRTFSSGQRALLWAAGVLGALAIIIAVLIVINSRADQQPQPPTVTDTGGPPASAPPPTSRTPAGSAPGLRLNWTDRPAIRNSGIPRGPSQLGPKNSWTVDPVWAVHGTTRTSPARHETPR
- the pknB gene encoding Stk1 family PASTA domain-containing Ser/Thr kinase; the encoded protein is MTTPQHLSDRYELGEILGFGGMSEVHLARDVRLHRDVAVKVLRADLARDPSFYLRFRREAQNAAALNHPSIVAVYDTGEAETPAGPLPYIVMEYVDGVTLRDIVHTEGPMPPRRAIEIIADACQALNFSHQNGIIHRDVKPANIMISSTNAVKVMDFGIARAIADSGNSVTQTAAVIGTAQYLSPEQARGDSVDARSDVYSLGCVLYEILTGEPPFTGDSPVAVAYQHVREDPVPPSKRHPGISADLDAVVLKALAKNPDNRYQTAAEMRADLVRVHNGEAPEAPKVLTDAERTSLLASGPGHVGPRTDPLPRQVLSSTDQDRAGGSVGRWVGVVAVLAVLTIVVVIGFNTFGGSTRDLQVPDMRGQVSADAIAALQNRGFKTRTLQKPDSTIPPDHVISTDPAANSSVSAGDEITINVSTGPEQREVPDVSSLSYSDAVNKLKAAGFSKFKQATSPSTPESLGKVIGTNPPANQTSAITNVITVIVGSGPETKQVPDVAGQTVDVAQKNLGVYGFSKFSQTSVDSTRPAGEVIGTNPPKGQTVPVDSVIEIQVSKGNQFVMPDLTGSFWTDAEPRLRALGWTGVLDKGPDVDAGGSQSHRVVYQNPPAGTGCNRDGIITLKFGQ
- the pbpA gene encoding D,D-transpeptidase PbpA; amino-acid sequence: MNASLRRISVTVMALIVLLLLNATMTQVFAADGLRADPRNQRVLLDEYSRQRGQIIAGGQLLAYSVATDNRFRFLRVYPNPAVYAPVTGFYSLRYSSSGLERAEDPLLNGSDERLFGRRLADFFTGRDPRGGNVDTTIKPRVQQAAWDAMQQGCGGPPCKGAVVALEPSTGKILAMISSPSYDPNLLSSHDPEVQAQAWQRLRDDPDNPMTNRAISETYPPGSTFKVITTAAALQAGATDTEQLTAAASIPLPNSTATLENYGGTTCGNDLTVSLKQAFALSCNTAFVQLGLLTGSDALRNMAHSFGLDSTPSVIPLQVAESTVGIIPDAAALGMSSIGQKDVALTPLQNAQIAATIANGGVMMQPYLVDSLKGPDLANISTTAPYQQRRAVSPQVAAKLTELMVGAEKVAQQKGAIPGVQIASKTGTAEHGTDPRNTPPHAWYIAFAPASAPKVAVAVLVENGGDRLSATGGALAAPIGRAVIEAALQGGP
- the crgA gene encoding cell division protein CrgA, with product MPKSKVRKKNDFTAATVSRTPVKVKVGPSSVWFVALFVGLMLIGLVWLMVFQLAAVGTQAPTALNWMAQLGPWNYAIAFAFMITGLLLTMRWH
- a CDS encoding DUF881 domain-containing protein, with the protein product MSDTARTRRSPWRFGVPLVCVLAGLLLAATHGVSGGAEIRRSDAPRLVDLVREAQSSVNRLNAQRNELANKIDSMHGRSTDTALAAMLRRSAELAGEAGMDPVHGPGLAVTLEDAQRDANGRFPRDASPDDLVVHQQDIQAVLNALWSAGAEAIQMQDQRIIATSVPRCVGNTLLLNGRTYSPPYTITAIGNAAAMQAALAAAPLVVLYKQYVVRFGLGYREEVKPDLQIAGHTEPVRTHYAEPSGPVGY
- a CDS encoding PP2C family protein-serine/threonine phosphatase — protein: MTLVLRYAARSDRGLVRSNNEDSVYAGARLLALADGMGGHAAGEVASQLVIAALAHLDDDEPGGDLLAKLDSAVRSGNAAIAAQVEAEPELEGMGTTLTAILFAGDRIGLVHIGDSRGYLLRDGELTQITKDDTFVQTLVDEGRITREEAHSHPQRSLIMRALTGHEVEPTLTMREARAGDRYLLCSDGLSDPVSDETILEALQIPDVAEAAYRLIELALRGGGPDNVTVVVADVVDYDYGQTQPILAGAVSGEDDQLTLPNTSAGRASAIRPREEVAKRVPPQAETPSHPRWSRRQMAIVVTLVVLLVLAGVAIGRAIVRSNYYVAEYNGMVSILRGIQGSLLGMSLHDPYLVGCLNPGNQLSTISYKDTGAPLNCRLMRLEDLRPAARAQVQAGLPTGSLEDAIRQLHELAGSSLLPPCPPPRATSPPSPPTPVTTGEKPEPSVTTPSSSANPPAGPPTAPSPSGTPSTANVPGAPGSPTSTTTSPSVPGLAPAVPQPGVDCRAVA
- a CDS encoding PH domain-containing protein, encoding MQQTQWQPRATGIAGCGVAGLAMAIASVTVVTDPPGRILAGIAAVGLLLFAGGTWRARPKLAITPDGLALRGWFRTQVLRRSDIKIIRITEFRRYARKVRLLELETVGGGLVLFSRWDLGTDPLEVLDALTAAGYAGRKRA